The following are from one region of the Sandaracinus amylolyticus genome:
- a CDS encoding TonB-dependent receptor plug domain-containing protein, giving the protein MKRVSFCVVVLALSGSVGVAHAQPGTSSDEMGVDDYAELSLEELLGDVVSASQRRESLFRAPANVTVIEPDDIRASGARSVPELLRSVPGVQVIATAPGNYLVSMRGMGGLTGNNLVVLLDGVQLNSPVDGEVDWSTLPVSIDDIARIEVVRGPVSPIYGANAYTGMIRIDTNALPEAEEARGGARVVGGIDSAVQPAGEVSTWFRGRRGPVSASVQAHATLDDHFRTGETVDQPGLRALGLGGRIGIALDERIDLTLDTGAAMSERSALDYLVLEPEPQLSARGYGRLALTMRELAPEVPRLSFWTRGRWSIRRADQEQYSGFSYDDTTSLDGQIGTDLELALPYEIDVLVGADAGGTYVDAPFVHPDENGVLRGSVGVYVNADVDIAEMFNIGAAVRTDVSPFADGPQVSVRASAMYFQPNFSIRIIGASAYRNPTYVEVASRFRDPNTDIILLEGTAGLALPRVDSLEAILAAGFDGRFSLRASAYVARAMDLVVGDFTPLTRKTFRTDDDTTVFAGGEVELDWTITDDVTLRLGGAGVGFLTTPDDPAVTVGVAEHNSLITATAEVRGRVSEARLDLSAGATFFSERQYNVRVGLPPQLVRIDVPHGARLHGTASWRPVQEIPLDLRLITVVHLPHELVESPLPSAGRLGSRVLLGVDIQTN; this is encoded by the coding sequence ATGAAGAGAGTCTCGTTCTGTGTCGTCGTGCTCGCGCTTTCCGGAAGCGTCGGAGTCGCGCACGCACAGCCCGGCACCTCGAGTGACGAGATGGGCGTCGACGACTACGCCGAATTGTCGCTCGAAGAGCTGCTCGGCGACGTCGTCTCGGCGTCGCAGCGTCGAGAGAGCCTGTTCCGCGCGCCCGCGAACGTGACGGTGATCGAGCCCGACGACATCCGCGCATCGGGCGCGCGCAGCGTGCCCGAGCTGCTGCGCAGCGTGCCCGGCGTGCAGGTGATCGCGACCGCGCCCGGCAATTACCTCGTGTCGATGCGCGGCATGGGCGGCCTCACCGGCAACAACCTCGTCGTGCTCCTCGACGGAGTGCAGCTCAACAGCCCGGTCGACGGAGAGGTCGACTGGTCGACGCTGCCGGTGAGCATCGACGACATCGCGCGCATCGAGGTGGTGCGCGGCCCGGTGAGCCCGATCTACGGCGCGAACGCGTACACCGGCATGATCCGGATCGACACGAACGCGCTGCCCGAGGCCGAAGAGGCGCGGGGCGGCGCGCGCGTCGTGGGCGGCATCGACTCCGCGGTGCAGCCCGCGGGCGAGGTCTCGACGTGGTTCCGCGGCCGTCGCGGTCCGGTGTCGGCGAGCGTGCAGGCGCACGCGACGCTCGACGATCACTTCCGCACCGGCGAGACCGTCGATCAGCCCGGGCTGCGCGCGCTCGGGCTCGGTGGGCGCATCGGCATCGCGCTCGACGAGCGCATCGATCTCACGCTCGACACCGGCGCCGCGATGAGCGAGCGCAGCGCGCTCGACTACCTCGTGCTCGAGCCGGAGCCGCAGCTCTCGGCGCGCGGCTACGGCCGCCTCGCGCTGACGATGCGCGAGCTCGCGCCCGAGGTGCCGAGGCTGAGCTTCTGGACGCGCGGGCGATGGTCGATCCGGCGCGCCGATCAGGAGCAGTACTCCGGCTTCAGCTACGACGACACGACCTCGCTCGACGGACAGATCGGCACCGATCTCGAGCTCGCCCTGCCCTACGAGATCGACGTGCTGGTGGGCGCCGACGCGGGCGGCACCTACGTCGATGCGCCCTTCGTCCATCCCGACGAGAACGGCGTGCTGCGCGGGAGCGTCGGTGTCTACGTCAACGCCGACGTCGACATCGCGGAGATGTTCAACATCGGCGCGGCAGTCCGCACCGACGTCTCGCCCTTCGCCGACGGGCCGCAGGTGTCGGTGCGCGCGTCGGCGATGTATTTCCAGCCGAATTTCTCGATTCGCATCATCGGCGCGAGCGCGTATCGAAATCCCACCTACGTCGAGGTGGCCAGTCGGTTCCGCGATCCGAATACCGACATCATCCTGCTCGAGGGCACCGCCGGTCTCGCGCTGCCGCGCGTCGACTCGCTCGAGGCGATCCTCGCGGCGGGCTTCGACGGGCGCTTCTCGCTGCGCGCGAGCGCGTACGTCGCACGCGCGATGGATCTCGTCGTCGGCGACTTCACGCCGCTCACCCGCAAGACGTTCCGCACCGACGACGACACGACCGTGTTCGCCGGCGGCGAGGTCGAGCTCGACTGGACGATCACCGACGACGTCACGCTGCGTCTCGGCGGCGCGGGCGTGGGCTTCCTGACGACCCCCGACGATCCCGCGGTCACGGTCGGTGTCGCGGAGCACAACTCGCTGATCACCGCGACGGCCGAGGTGCGCGGTCGCGTGTCCGAGGCGCGCCTCGATCTCTCGGCGGGCGCGACGTTCTTCTCGGAGCGCCAGTACAACGTGCGCGTCGGCCTTCCCCCGCAGCTCGTGCGCATCGACGTGCCGCACGGCGCGCGCCTCCACGGCACCGCGTCGTGGCGCCCGGTGCAGGAGATCCCGCTCGATCTGCGGCTGATCACGGTCGTGCACCTGCCGCACGAGCTGGTGGAGTCGCCGCTGCCCTCGGCCGGACGCCTCGGCAGCCGCGTGCTCCTCGGGGTCGACATCCAGACCAATTGA
- a CDS encoding Fpg/Nei family DNA glycosylase, which translates to MPELPEVEHARRQFLAVLGEHETILDARASDPIVVPMSHDAWRHALVGRRIEGASRIGKNLLVTLSGDHAMWFHLGMTGRLVRQGAKDEKIDEKTGLPRFTKWWIKTKRATLCLADARRLGRSLAGSRDEVMRGSKLDELGPDALSIDSADALHARLERAKGPIKAALMDQSRIAGLGNIQAIETLWRAKIHPETPVPALKSDAWKSLYDAMHESLDAGLASMRDTDEVVYVEAGGPNPFLVYDRESEPCPRCGTKLVREVTRGRSSYLCPKCQKKPRAK; encoded by the coding sequence ATGCCGGAGCTTCCCGAGGTCGAGCACGCGCGTCGTCAATTCCTCGCCGTGCTCGGAGAGCACGAGACGATCCTCGACGCGCGCGCGTCGGATCCCATCGTCGTCCCGATGTCGCACGACGCGTGGCGCCACGCGCTGGTCGGGCGCCGCATCGAAGGTGCGTCGCGCATCGGGAAGAACTTGCTCGTCACGTTGAGCGGCGATCACGCGATGTGGTTCCACCTCGGCATGACCGGACGCCTCGTGCGGCAGGGCGCGAAGGACGAGAAGATCGACGAGAAGACCGGACTGCCGCGCTTCACCAAGTGGTGGATCAAGACGAAGCGCGCGACGCTCTGCCTCGCCGATGCGCGCCGGCTCGGGCGCAGCCTCGCAGGATCACGCGACGAGGTGATGCGCGGGAGCAAGCTCGACGAGCTCGGCCCCGACGCGCTCTCGATCGACTCCGCCGATGCGCTGCACGCGCGGCTCGAGCGCGCGAAGGGACCGATCAAAGCAGCGCTGATGGATCAGTCGCGCATCGCGGGGCTCGGGAACATCCAGGCGATCGAGACGCTGTGGCGCGCGAAGATCCATCCCGAGACGCCGGTGCCCGCGCTGAAGAGCGATGCGTGGAAGTCGCTCTACGACGCGATGCACGAGTCTCTCGATGCCGGGCTCGCGTCGATGCGCGACACCGACGAGGTCGTGTACGTCGAAGCGGGCGGGCCCAATCCGTTCCTCGTCTACGACCGCGAGAGCGAGCCCTGTCCGCGCTGCGGCACGAAGCTGGTGCGCGAAGTGACGCGCGGCCGCTCGAGCTATCTGTGCCCGAAGTGCCAGAAGAAACCTCGCGCGAAGTGA
- a CDS encoding CmpA/NrtA family ABC transporter substrate-binding protein, with protein sequence MSDSRSGGADEAQRRRSRRASRKLADRALRRREFLKVAATAASTLAIGGSALGCSEGEPEARTPATPPSGAPAAGGSSAPEVSAIRFGMIALTDCSPIVIAHERGIFRRYGIESSVVKGASWAAIRDSLTNGDIQATHMLLGMPLASTMGIGGSPQVPMVVPWLLNRNGQAITLANTFRGRVRADASALKPLVDEAKAAGNPMTFAMTFPPGTHAMWMRYFLASGGIHPDRDVALVTVPPAQMVANMRIGRMHGFCVGEPWNARSIADQIGYTAMTTQEMWRDHPEKVLAFREDFAEQNPRTVKAILKAIHEASVWLDDLSNRPEQARIVSQTTYINCAPELILGRLQGHYDYGDGRTLEDPNYMIFSQRGCNAPQAKYAHWFLSQFRRWGLVQGRPDYEGVARRVMRMDLYAEAMRELGVAVPEPDVRPETFFDGKTFDPADPEGYATSFPIHALAG encoded by the coding sequence ATGTCCGATTCGCGTTCCGGCGGCGCCGACGAGGCGCAGCGCCGAAGGTCTCGTCGTGCCTCGCGCAAGCTCGCCGACCGTGCGTTGCGCCGTCGCGAGTTCCTCAAAGTCGCGGCGACTGCCGCGTCGACGCTGGCGATCGGTGGCAGTGCGCTCGGCTGTTCCGAGGGCGAGCCCGAGGCGCGGACGCCCGCGACGCCGCCCAGCGGTGCGCCCGCGGCCGGAGGCTCCAGCGCGCCGGAGGTCAGCGCGATTCGCTTCGGCATGATCGCGCTCACCGACTGCTCGCCGATCGTGATCGCGCACGAGCGCGGCATCTTCCGGCGCTACGGAATCGAGTCGAGCGTGGTGAAGGGTGCCAGTTGGGCGGCCATCCGCGACTCGCTCACCAACGGCGACATCCAGGCGACTCACATGCTCCTCGGGATGCCTCTCGCATCGACGATGGGCATCGGCGGGTCGCCGCAGGTCCCGATGGTCGTGCCGTGGCTGCTCAACCGGAACGGACAGGCGATCACGCTCGCCAACACGTTCCGCGGCCGAGTCCGCGCGGACGCATCGGCGCTCAAGCCGCTCGTCGACGAGGCGAAGGCGGCGGGCAATCCGATGACGTTCGCGATGACGTTCCCGCCCGGAACGCACGCGATGTGGATGCGCTATTTCCTCGCGTCGGGCGGCATCCATCCCGATCGCGACGTCGCGCTCGTCACCGTGCCTCCCGCGCAGATGGTCGCGAACATGCGCATCGGGCGCATGCACGGCTTCTGCGTGGGCGAGCCCTGGAACGCGCGGAGCATCGCCGATCAGATCGGCTACACCGCGATGACGACCCAGGAGATGTGGCGCGATCACCCCGAGAAGGTGCTCGCGTTCCGCGAGGACTTCGCCGAGCAGAACCCGCGCACGGTGAAGGCGATCCTGAAGGCGATCCACGAAGCGAGCGTGTGGCTGGACGACCTCTCGAATCGTCCCGAACAGGCCCGCATCGTCTCGCAGACCACGTACATCAACTGCGCGCCGGAGCTCATCCTCGGTCGCCTCCAGGGCCACTACGACTATGGCGATGGGCGCACGCTCGAAGATCCGAACTACATGATCTTCAGCCAGCGCGGCTGCAATGCGCCGCAGGCAAAATATGCGCACTGGTTCCTGAGCCAATTCCGGCGCTGGGGGCTCGTCCAGGGCCGCCCCGACTACGAAGGTGTCGCGCGCCGCGTGATGCGGATGGACCTCTACGCCGAGGCGATGCGCGAGCTCGGCGTCGCGGTGCCCGAGCCCGACGTGCGCCCCGAGACGTTCTTCGACGGAAAGACCTTCGATCCCGCCGATCCCGAGGGATACGCGACCTCGTTCCCGATTCACGCGCTCGCTGGCTGA
- the ntrB gene encoding nitrate ABC transporter permease has protein sequence MELVRKVMSRDRLESLFLPVVGVFVVLGLWGLISTFVTDLLPSPLETWEASRLYVLEPFAKRGELDQGILRFAWYSLIRVGKGYLLGLVFAVPLGLLLGLSRTAQKAFDPVVQVLRPVSPLAWLPLGLVLFQQPEPAGTFAIAMCSMWPTVMNTAFGIRSIPQDYLNVARVLKLSRTKTLFKILLPAALPAMFTGFRLSLGIAWLVIVASEMLTGQPGIGGFLWQEYNSLVYEHLILCIVTIGLVGFLLDRLMAAIELRVKAA, from the coding sequence ATGGAGCTCGTCCGCAAGGTGATGAGTCGCGACCGACTCGAGTCGTTGTTCCTTCCGGTGGTCGGCGTCTTCGTGGTGCTCGGTCTCTGGGGGCTGATCAGCACGTTCGTCACGGACCTGCTGCCCAGTCCGCTCGAGACCTGGGAGGCGAGCCGGCTGTACGTGCTCGAGCCGTTCGCCAAGCGCGGCGAGCTCGATCAGGGAATCCTGCGCTTCGCGTGGTACTCGCTGATCCGAGTCGGAAAGGGATATCTGCTCGGGCTCGTCTTCGCGGTGCCGCTCGGTCTTCTGCTCGGGCTCTCGCGCACCGCACAGAAGGCGTTCGATCCGGTGGTGCAGGTGCTGCGGCCGGTCTCGCCGCTCGCGTGGCTGCCGCTCGGGCTCGTGCTCTTCCAGCAGCCGGAGCCGGCGGGCACGTTCGCGATCGCGATGTGCTCGATGTGGCCGACCGTGATGAACACCGCGTTCGGCATCCGCTCGATCCCGCAGGACTACCTCAACGTCGCGCGGGTGCTGAAGCTCTCGCGCACCAAGACGCTCTTCAAGATCCTCCTGCCCGCGGCGCTCCCCGCGATGTTCACGGGATTCCGACTCTCGCTCGGCATCGCGTGGCTCGTGATCGTCGCGAGCGAGATGCTCACCGGTCAGCCCGGCATCGGTGGGTTCCTCTGGCAGGAGTACAACTCGCTCGTCTACGAGCACCTCATCCTGTGCATCGTGACGATCGGTCTCGTCGGCTTCCTCCTCGACCGGCTGATGGCCGCGATCGAGCTGCGCGTGAAGGCGGCCTGA
- a CDS encoding ABC transporter ATP-binding protein: MASESTGPLVELKGVSKGFASSSSRVEVLHGIDLTIERGELVAIVGYSGAGKTTLVSLIAGLLMPDTGTVRFAGAPVTGPGTDRGVVFQSYSLLPWLSVHENVLLAVEAAFPSWDRAKHAQHADRYVAMVGLAPARDKTPGQLSGGMRQRVAVARALAMEPELLLLDEPLSALDALTRGKLQGELERICVRSGKTILLITNDIDEALLLADRIVPLGAGPRATLGPSFRVDLPRPRDKRALQHDHTYKETRAAIGEYLLASSPRAKRRADGEKAEVAR; this comes from the coding sequence ATGGCGAGCGAATCGACCGGACCGCTCGTCGAGCTGAAGGGCGTCTCGAAGGGATTCGCGAGCAGCAGCTCGCGCGTCGAGGTCCTGCACGGGATCGACCTCACGATCGAGCGCGGTGAGCTCGTCGCGATCGTCGGTTATTCGGGCGCGGGGAAGACCACGCTGGTCTCGCTGATCGCGGGATTGCTGATGCCCGACACCGGCACCGTGCGATTCGCGGGCGCGCCGGTCACCGGGCCGGGCACCGATCGCGGCGTGGTGTTCCAGAGCTATTCGCTGCTGCCCTGGCTCAGCGTGCACGAGAACGTGCTGCTCGCGGTCGAGGCGGCGTTCCCCTCGTGGGATCGCGCCAAGCACGCGCAGCACGCCGATCGTTACGTCGCGATGGTCGGCCTCGCGCCGGCGCGCGACAAGACGCCGGGGCAGCTCTCGGGCGGCATGCGCCAGCGTGTCGCCGTCGCGCGCGCGCTCGCGATGGAGCCCGAGCTGTTGCTCCTCGACGAGCCGCTCTCGGCCCTCGACGCGCTCACGCGCGGCAAGCTGCAGGGCGAGCTCGAGCGCATCTGCGTGCGCAGCGGAAAGACGATCCTGCTGATCACGAACGACATCGACGAGGCGCTGCTGCTCGCCGATCGCATCGTGCCGCTCGGCGCGGGACCGCGCGCGACGCTCGGCCCCTCGTTCCGCGTGGACCTGCCGCGCCCGCGCGACAAGCGCGCGCTGCAGCACGATCACACCTACAAGGAGACGCGCGCTGCGATCGGCGAGTACTTGCTCGCGAGCTCGCCGCGCGCGAAGCGCCGCGCCGATGGCGAGAAGGCGGAGGTCGCACGATGA
- a CDS encoding ABC transporter ATP-binding protein: MSARHLVLSGIAKSFDGPSGRQLVVDGFELEVEAREFVALIGHSGCGKSTVLSMVAGLATPDTGSIVLGGRAVKEPGPDRGMVFQSACLLPWMTALQNVLLAVEQVMPSATRAQQRASAMHHLELVGLDDAADRRPAELSMGMRQRVGLARAFACKPDVLLLDEPFGMLDSITRMELQDVLLSLWSEHRITALMVTHDVDEALLLSDRVVMMTSGPRAHVGEILDVALERPRDRRLLVEDARFDAMRDRVIGFLEERAGRHVAPAEEASDELEHEDDAESLSLGETSAKAEATISSSAP; the protein is encoded by the coding sequence ATGAGCGCGCGTCACCTGGTGCTCTCGGGGATCGCGAAGAGCTTCGACGGCCCCTCGGGGCGTCAGCTCGTGGTCGACGGATTCGAGCTCGAGGTCGAGGCGCGCGAGTTCGTCGCGCTGATCGGTCACTCGGGATGCGGCAAGTCGACCGTGCTCTCGATGGTCGCCGGGCTCGCGACGCCCGACACCGGATCGATCGTCCTCGGCGGGCGCGCGGTGAAGGAGCCGGGCCCCGATCGCGGCATGGTCTTCCAGTCCGCGTGCCTGCTGCCGTGGATGACCGCGCTGCAGAACGTGCTGCTCGCGGTCGAGCAGGTGATGCCGAGCGCGACGCGCGCGCAGCAGCGCGCCTCCGCGATGCATCACCTCGAGCTCGTCGGCCTCGACGACGCCGCGGATCGCAGGCCCGCCGAGCTCTCGATGGGCATGCGCCAGCGCGTCGGCCTCGCGCGCGCGTTCGCGTGCAAGCCCGACGTGCTGCTGCTCGACGAGCCGTTCGGCATGCTCGACTCGATCACGCGCATGGAGCTGCAGGACGTGCTGCTCTCGCTGTGGAGCGAGCACCGCATCACCGCGCTGATGGTCACCCACGACGTCGACGAGGCGCTCTTGCTCTCGGATCGTGTGGTGATGATGACGTCGGGCCCGCGCGCGCACGTGGGCGAGATCCTCGATGTCGCGCTCGAGCGACCGCGCGATCGACGCCTGCTCGTCGAGGACGCTCGGTTCGACGCGATGCGCGATCGCGTGATCGGCTTCCTCGAAGAGCGCGCCGGTCGTCACGTCGCGCCCGCCGAGGAAGCGAGCGACGAGCTGGAGCACGAGGACGACGCCGAGTCGCTCTCGCTCGGCGAGACGTCGGCGAAAGCCGAAGCGACGATCAGCAGCAGCGCGCCCTAG
- a CDS encoding alginate export family protein produces the protein MRLVQRSKHAPSLAAIAAIGITLGHTEIALAQTGAPAEPAPIEGAITPTSDPEVVPAPETEVDPAETAPAPEVESAPLEAAPAASAEPIMPAAGPAAAPVATTPPPVPWGFELAGIQWRPSLEVRARGELRTGGYVGEADQGIVTLRSRIGMDARWELLRAFVQVQDARDFGVTPGTQSGGSTGIHQGFFEIGDGNSYARAGRQEIDYGSGRLIGSLNWASAARSFDALRVHTQQGEFSLDGFGAVVRTPRTLNWPDGTPRSSEGDYAGGIAAEWSPGDALRLGGYALYRHDGPTEAAPGTDMMMAGQWLDRHRDIGAFSLRASGNIERRFRYEVELVLEAGQVAGDDFLAAGAIAEGHYKFDAPWSPEIGIGGTFGTGESADGTWNEFDNFFPTNHLIYGLLDVFGLRNQTHGFARFGLTPIDRQLSVWTAGRVYRFVEPGARWTNAGGAVVGRNPMNTDEFAGVEVDVEARWTPIDHLAIWGGYGAFIPGGGAANLGHPDPMHWGYLMVGVLVP, from the coding sequence ATGCGTCTTGTCCAACGTTCGAAACACGCACCTTCGCTCGCGGCGATCGCAGCCATCGGCATCACGCTCGGGCACACCGAGATCGCGCTCGCGCAGACCGGCGCGCCCGCAGAGCCGGCGCCGATCGAAGGGGCGATCACGCCGACGTCGGATCCGGAGGTCGTGCCCGCGCCCGAGACCGAGGTGGATCCGGCGGAGACCGCGCCCGCGCCGGAGGTGGAGAGCGCTCCGCTCGAGGCTGCTCCCGCCGCGAGCGCGGAGCCGATCATGCCCGCGGCAGGGCCGGCCGCCGCGCCGGTCGCGACCACGCCGCCCCCGGTGCCGTGGGGCTTCGAGCTCGCGGGGATCCAGTGGCGTCCTTCGCTCGAGGTGCGCGCGCGCGGCGAGCTCCGCACCGGCGGATACGTGGGCGAGGCCGATCAGGGCATCGTCACGCTCCGCTCGCGCATCGGCATGGACGCGCGCTGGGAGCTGCTGCGCGCGTTCGTGCAGGTGCAGGACGCGCGCGACTTCGGCGTCACGCCGGGCACGCAGAGCGGTGGCTCGACTGGCATCCATCAGGGCTTCTTCGAGATCGGAGACGGGAACAGCTACGCACGCGCCGGTCGTCAGGAGATCGACTACGGCAGTGGTCGACTGATCGGCTCGCTCAACTGGGCCTCTGCCGCGCGCAGCTTCGACGCGCTGCGGGTGCACACGCAGCAGGGTGAATTCTCGCTCGACGGATTCGGCGCGGTGGTGCGCACGCCGCGCACGCTGAATTGGCCCGACGGAACGCCGCGCTCGAGCGAGGGTGACTATGCCGGCGGCATCGCCGCGGAGTGGTCACCCGGAGACGCGCTGCGTCTCGGCGGATATGCACTCTATCGCCACGACGGCCCGACCGAGGCTGCTCCGGGCACCGACATGATGATGGCGGGACAGTGGCTCGATCGGCATCGCGACATCGGCGCATTCTCGCTGCGTGCCAGTGGCAACATCGAGCGTCGATTCCGCTACGAGGTCGAGCTGGTGCTCGAAGCGGGTCAGGTCGCGGGCGACGACTTCCTCGCTGCAGGCGCGATCGCCGAGGGCCACTACAAGTTCGACGCCCCGTGGAGCCCGGAGATCGGAATCGGCGGGACGTTCGGCACCGGTGAGAGCGCCGATGGGACGTGGAACGAATTCGACAACTTCTTCCCGACCAATCACCTCATCTACGGCCTTCTCGATGTCTTCGGGCTGCGGAACCAGACGCACGGATTCGCGCGCTTCGGACTGACTCCCATCGATCGCCAGCTGAGCGTCTGGACCGCGGGTCGCGTGTATCGCTTCGTCGAGCCGGGCGCGCGATGGACCAACGCGGGCGGCGCGGTCGTCGGTCGCAATCCGATGAACACCGACGAATTCGCGGGCGTGGAGGTCGACGTCGAGGCGCGCTGGACGCCGATCGATCACCTCGCGATCTGGGGCGGCTACGGCGCGTTCATCCCGGGGGGCGGCGCCGCGAACCTCGGTCACCCCGACCCGATGCACTGGGGCTACCTGATGGTGGGCGTTCTCGTGCCGTAG
- the corA gene encoding magnesium/cobalt transporter CorA, which produces MTTRILTLRTTDSAPVDATIDELPALLADPTTLVWVDMLDCGDKDRRILEDIFKFHPMVVEDMLADAPTPKLERFDGYLYIVFHALLPGWEKSQELPIGDLDVMLGRNFLLTSHSKMIASVENAWTQVRKKPELMRKGMAYVAYLIADVLSERYLPLMEKLDHEIDALETSIMKDPGPHLLQQIMDLKHKLQRLRRVGLHQREVLNRLSRGDREMEIIPEEVRPFFRDAYDNFVRVVDLNDSFRDIVSASMEVYLSMQGHKLNEIMKVLTLISTIMLPLTFIAGVYGMNFENMPELHMRWGYYGAWAAMMATAVGFFTYFKRKKWL; this is translated from the coding sequence GTGACGACTCGCATCCTCACGCTCCGCACGACCGACTCCGCGCCGGTCGACGCCACGATCGACGAGCTGCCCGCGCTGCTCGCGGACCCGACGACGCTCGTGTGGGTCGACATGCTCGACTGCGGCGACAAGGACCGCCGCATCCTCGAGGACATCTTCAAGTTCCACCCGATGGTCGTCGAGGACATGCTCGCCGACGCACCGACCCCGAAGCTCGAGCGCTTCGACGGATACCTCTACATCGTCTTCCACGCGCTCCTGCCCGGTTGGGAGAAGTCGCAGGAGCTGCCGATCGGCGATCTCGACGTGATGCTCGGGAGGAACTTCCTCCTGACGAGCCACAGCAAGATGATCGCGTCGGTCGAGAACGCGTGGACGCAGGTCCGCAAGAAGCCCGAGCTGATGCGCAAGGGCATGGCGTACGTCGCGTACCTGATCGCCGACGTGCTGAGCGAGCGATATCTGCCGCTGATGGAGAAGCTCGATCACGAGATCGACGCGCTCGAGACGTCGATCATGAAGGACCCGGGGCCGCATCTGCTGCAGCAGATCATGGACCTGAAGCACAAGCTGCAGCGGCTGCGCCGCGTCGGGCTCCACCAGCGCGAGGTGCTCAATCGCCTGTCGCGCGGCGATCGCGAGATGGAGATCATCCCCGAGGAAGTGCGGCCCTTCTTCCGCGACGCCTACGACAACTTCGTCCGCGTGGTGGACCTCAACGACAGCTTCCGCGACATCGTGAGCGCGTCGATGGAGGTCTATCTGAGCATGCAGGGGCACAAGCTGAACGAGATCATGAAGGTGCTGACCTTGATCTCGACGATCATGCTGCCCCTGACGTTCATCGCCGGCGTGTACGGGATGAACTTCGAGAACATGCCGGAGCTGCACATGCGCTGGGGGTATTACGGCGCTTGGGCTGCGATGATGGCGACGGCCGTGGGGTTCTTCACGTACTTCAAGAGGAAGAAGTGGCTGTGA